The sequence CTGAACACCAAGCGCAGCGCCCTGGCCGAGAGCCACGGTCCTGAACTGTTCGCCCTGCGCGACGGTCTCAAGGACCTGGTGGCGGTGCACGACGTGCGCACGCTGTCGGCCCGTGGCCGCTACTCGCTGGTGATGCAGGGTTACGTGCCTGTAGACCGCGTGCCTGCGCTGCAAGCGGCGCTGCAACCCTTCGGCGATGGCGTGGTACACGAGCTTCACAATGTGGACGCTCACCACGACCAGGCCATTCCGGTGGAACTGCAGAACGGTGGTTACGTGCGCCCTTACCAGATGGTGATGGGCCTGATGAGCCCGCCCAAATACGGCACCTTCGACCCGACCTGGGTGATGGCGTACCTGATGCCGTTCCTGTTTGGTCTGATTATCGGTGACGTGGGCTACGGCATCCTGTTCCTGCTGGCAGGCCTGTGGCTGAAAGGCAAGGCCGACCGTGGTCAGAGCTGGACCGTCCCGCTGATGGGCACCAAGCTGCTGCCCGGTACGCTCAAGGACATCTGGCACATCATCAAGTGGATGTCGGTGTGGACCATCCTGTGGGGCTTCCTCACGGGCGAGTTCTTCGGCACCTGGGGCGAGCACCTGGGCCTGTTCTACTTGGACGAGCAGCGCCTCAATAACCTCTGGGGCTGGACCGGCGCCGAGTACCACGCCCACGAAGGCGCCCACCATCACGGCCTGATTCCCACCCTGTTCCCCCGCCTGGAAACTGGCTACTTCAGCAACATCATGCTGATGATTGCGCTGGCGTTCGGCATGGTGCAGGTGCCCTGGGGCTGGTTTATCCGTATCAAAGAAGGTCTCAAGCACGGTGACCAGACCCACGTCTGGGAAGGTGCCGCGCTGTTCGGCGGCGTCATCGGCCTGATTCTGATGGCGTTCGTAACCAAGGCGGCCAGCGACTTTGGCCTGATGTTCAACTTCGCCAACCCCCTGGTGTGGCTGATGTGGCTGGGCTTCTTGACCTTCGTGGTGGGTTACCTGCGTGTCATCAAGCACTTCCCGATGCTTCCCGTCGAGCTGATCTCGCAGGGCGGCGCAGTGCTGAGCTACGCCCGTATCTTCGCGGTCGGTCTGGTGTCGGCCATCATGGCCAAGCTGGTCGCTGACCTCGGCTGGAACATGTACGAAAGCATGGGCCCCATCGGTGCCGTCATCGGTCTGATTCTGGCGGTCATCCTCACCGTCTTGATTCTGGCCCTGACGTTGATCGGTCACATCCTGCAGCCCATCCGTCTGCAGATGGTCGAATTCCTCAACCCCACGGGCTACAACGCTGAAACGAGCCCTGTTTACAACCCCCTTCGTCGCCTCAGCTCCACTTCTGGGGAGCCGGTAAAATAATCCCACTACAGGAGAAATGATTATGACCAAGTACAACAAGATTGCTATCGTTGCCGTTCTGTTCGCCCTGGCCGGTGCGGCCAACGCTCAGGAAGTCGCCGCTACCGCTGGCAACAACGAAGGTCTGTCCGCCATCGGTAAGGGCCTGGCCCTGGGCCTGGGCGCCGTGGGCACCGGTCTGGCACAGGCCCGCATCGGTAGCAGCCTGGTGGGCGCCGTGGCCGAAGACCCCAGCAAGTTCGGTCAGCTGCTGCTGGTCTTCCTGCTGCCTGAAACCCTGGTGATTCTGGGCTTCGTGGGCCTGTTCCTGATCTGATATGGCCCTGGACCGACTGCTTGAAAACGAAGCTCAGGCCGAAATCGAGCGCATCCGCGCCGATGCCCGTGCCCGGGCGGAACAGATTGTGGCTGACGCCCGCGCCGAAGCGCAGGGGCTGGTCGAGAGCCGCAGCCGGGTGCTGGACAAGCAGTACCAGGCTGGCCTGACCCGCGCCCGCTCCTCGGCGGACCTGGAGCTGAACGCGGCCCGCCTGAGCGCCGGTGAAGAAGGTATTGCACAGGTGTACGGCCTGGTCGAGCAGCAGCTGCGCGACATCGGCCGGCTGCCCGAATACCGTGAAATCCTGGGCCGCCTGCTCAACGAGGCCCGCCAGGCAGTGCCGGCTGCTGAAGTGGCCGAAGTGAACCCCAGCGACGTAGAGATTCTGCGTTCGCTGGTAGGGGACCTGGAAGTCCGCGCCAACCCGAGTATTGAAGGTGGCGTGCGGCTGGTCAGCCACGGCGGCAAGAGCGGGATCACCAACACCCTGATGGGCCGCCTGCAGGCCCTGCGTGGTCAGCTGACCCCCGAAATCCGCCAGCTGCTGACGGGCGAATAAGGAGGCCTATGCCTGACGATTATGCCTACATCAATACCCGCGTCAGGATGATGCGCAACGCGCTGCTCGACGGCCGTTCGCTGGAAGCCGCACTGGCTGCCAGCAGCTACCCCGAGTTCCTGCGCGTGCTGAGCGAATCGGGCTTTGCCGCGACCCTGCGTGAGACGACCGCCGAGGACGCTGGCCTGCCCGAGCTGGACCGGGCGCTGAGCCGCAACCTGTTTGCGACCACCCAAAAGGTCTTGGGGTTCGCAGACGGAAACTCTCGGCGCGAAATCGAAACGCTGCTGATGCGCTGGGACCTGGTGAACCTCAAGACCCTGGCACGCGGCGTGGTGGCTGGCCGCGGTGTGGACGCCATCCGCAGCAGCCTGATTCCCGGCGGCACCATCAAGCCTAGCCTGCTGGAAAATGCGGCCGGGAGCAGTGACCTGCCCGGTGTGGCTTCGGCCATCTCGGTCAGTGCTCACCCGCTGGCGGCAGCTTTCCGCCGTGGCGTGGCCGCTTACCAGGCCAGCGGCAACCTGCTGAACTTGGAAGTGGCGCTGGACCAGGGCTACTACGGCCATGTCCGTAAGGTCGCCCAGGACACCTCGCTGCGCACCTACGTGGGCCGCGAGATTGACATCACCAACGCGCTGATGGCCCGTCAGGCCCAGGCGGCCGGCATTCCGCTGAACCCGGAGTTTTTTGTGCCGGGTGGTCGCCTGGACGCGGCCGGCTATGCCCGGCTGGCTTCGGGTGACACGGGCGCTTCGCCCGACATCGCGGCCATCATGGAAGCCCCCACGCCGCAGGCCGCCGAAGTGGCGGCACGCGCCGCGCTGGACCGCTCGGCCCGCTCGATCGGCGTTTCTGACCCTATGGGCGTAGGCATCATTTTGGATTTCCTGCGCCGCAAGGAAATTGAGGCGGCCAAGCTGCGCCTGATTGGGCGCGGCAAGTACTACGGCCTGCCTGAAGAGCAGATTCGCCAGGAGGTGGGAGCATGACGGCTGCACAAAAGGGCCGCAACGCTCAGCGCGTGGTGATTCTGGCCGACAGCGAAACGGCGACCGGATACCGCCTGGCTGGAGCTGAAGTGGTGGAAGCCACTCCAGACACTGCCCAGGCTGCGCTGGAGCGTCTGATTGTGGCAGGCCAGCACGGCCTGGTGGCGGTGGACGGCGGCCTGATCGCCGACCCCATCGCGTCTACGGCCCGCGTGATGCGCGGGCGTGACCTGCCGATTCTGCTGCCGCTGCCCAGCCTGAGCGACGCCTTTAGCGAGGACACTGTGGACGCCAAGGCGTACATGAGCCGGCTGGTCCGCGAGACGGTAGGCTTCGACATCAAACTGTAATGCGGGTGGCTGATAGCAGGGGGCAGAAAGCCAAGACTGGCAGGACGCTACCGGCTATCAGCGCTTCGTATCTCTCAAGGAGAATCAAATGACGCAACAAAAGACAGGTGTCATTCAGAATATTGCCGGTCCCGCCGTCATTGCGGACGGCATGTATGGCGCCAAAATGTATGACATCGTGCGTGTGGGCAAGGAGCGTCTGGTCGGGGAAATCATCCGTCTGGACGGCGACACCGCCTTCGTGCAGGTGTACGAGGACACGTCCGGCCTGACCGTGGGTGAGCCGGTGGAAACCACCGGTCTGCCCCTGAGCGTGGAACTGGGCCCCGGCATGCTGAACGGCATCTACGACGGCATTCAGCGCCCCCTCGACAAAATCCGCGAGCAGAGCGGTGACTTTATCGCCCGTGGTATTGAGGTCTCCAGCCTGGACCGCACCAAGAAGTGGGAGTTCACCCCCAGCGTGCAGGCCGGCGACGAAGTGACCGGCAGCGCCATTCTCGGCACCGTGCCCGAGTTCAGCTTCACCCACAAAATCCTGACCCCCCCCGACAAGAGCGGCCGGCTGGAATGGGTGGCTCCTGCTGGCGAGTACACCATTGACGAGACCATTGCCCGCCTGGACGACGGCACCGAGCTGCGCCTGGCCCACTACTGGCCCGTGCGTGCGCCCCGTCCCGTGTCCAAGAAGCTGGACCCCAGCCTGCCCTTCCTGACCGGCATGCGGATTCTGGATGTGCTGTTCCCCCTGGTGATGGGCGGCGCGGCAGCGATTCCTGGTCCCTTCGGTTCGGGCAAGACCGTGACCCAGCAGAGCGTGGCGAAGTACGGCAACGCCGACATCGTGGTGTACGTGGGCTGTGGTGAGCGCGGCAACGAGATGACCGACGTACTGGTGGAATTCCCCGAACTGGAAGACCCCAAGACCGGCGGCCCCCTGATGCACCGCACCATCCTGATCGCCAACACCTCCAACATGCCTGTGGCCGCCCGTGAAGCTTCGGTGTACACCGGCATTACCCTGGCGGAATACTTCCGTGACCAGGGCTACAGCGTGTCGCTGATGGCCGACTCGACCAGCCGCTGGGCCGAGGCGCTGCGTGAAATCAGCTCCCGCCTGGAAGAAATGCCCGCTGAAGAAGGCTACCCCCCTTACCTGGGCGCCAAGCTAGCCGCCTTCTACGAGCGTGCCGGTGCCGTGAAGACCATGGCCGGCGAAGACGGCGCAGTCTCCGTGATTGGCGCAGTGTCGCCCGCTGGTGGTGACATGTCCGAGCCTGTGACCCAGGCCACGCTGCGGATTACTGGTGCCTTCTGGCGTCTGGACGCAGGTCTGGCCCGCCGCCGTCACTTCCCCGCGATCAACTGGAACGGCTCCTACTCGCTGTTTACCCCCATTCTGGAAGACTGGTACCGCAAGAACGTAGGCGAGGATTTCCCCGAACTGCGTCAGCGTATCGGCAACATCCTGCAGCAGGAAGCCGCGCTGCAAGAAGTGGTGCAGCTGGTCGGCCCCGACGCCCTGCAGGACCAGGAGCGCCTGATTATCGAGTCGGGCAAGATGCTGCGTCAGGACTTCCTGCAGCAAAACGGCTTCGACCCTGTGGACGCTAGCGCTTCGATGCCCAAGAACTACGGCCTGATGCGCATGATGCTGAAGTTCTACGACCAGGCCGAAGCGGCGCTGCGTGATGGTGCCACCATCGATGAGATCGTGGCCAGCCCCGTGATCGAAAAACTGTCCCGCGCCCGCTACGTGCACGAGGACGAGTTCGCCGCCTACACCGACTCGGTGATGAGCGAGCTGGATACCACCTTTAAGGGTGGTGCCCAGAGCGGCGGACAGGCCCTGAACCAGGAGGTCATCGCATGACCCTGCTGAAAAAAGAGTACAACGACGTTTCGTACATTTCCGGCCCGCTGCTGTTCGTGAATGCAGCTTCGGACCTGGCTTACGGCGCGATCGTGGACATCAAGGACGCCCGCGGCAGTGTGCGCGGCGGCCAGGTGATTCAGGTCAGCGAGAAGAACGCCGTCATTCAGGTGTTCGAGGAAACCCGTGGTCTGGACTTGGCGACCGCCAGCGTGAGCCTGGTGGAAGATGTGGCCCGCCTGGGCGTGAGCAAGGAAATGATCGGCCGCCGCTTCGACGGTCTGGGCCGACCCATTGACGGTCTGCCCGAAGTGGTGGCTGAGCAGCGCGTGAGCATCAACGGTCAGGCGATGAACCCTGCCAGCCGTGCCAAGCCCGAGGAGTTCATTCAGACCGGTATCAGCACCATCGACGTGAACACCAGCCTCATTCGTGGTCAGAAGCTGCCGATTTTCTCGGGCTCGGGCCTCCCGCACAACGAGCTGGCCGCCCAGATTGCCCGTCAGGCCAAGGTGCCCGGCCACGAAGGCGACTTCGCCGTGGTGTTCGCCGCCATGGGCCTGACCCAGCGCGAAGTGAGCTTCTTCACCCAGGAGTTCGAGCGCACTGGCGCACTGGCCCGCTCGGTGCTGTTCCTCAACCGCGCCGACGACCCCGCCGTGGAGCGTCTGCTGACCCCCCGCATGGCCCTGACCACCGCCGAGTACCTGGCCTTCGAGCACGGCTACCACGTGCTGGTGATTCTGACCGACATCACCAACTACTGCGAAGCGCTGCGTGAAATCGGTGGTGCCCGCGAGGAAATCCCCGGCCGCCGTGGCTTCCCCGGCTATATGTACACCGACCTTGCGAGCCTGTACGAGCGCGCCGGTGTGGTGGACGGCAAGCCCGGCTCGGTCACCCAGATTCCGATTCTGTCCATGCCCGACGATGACATCACCCACCCCATCCCCGACCTGACCGGCTACATCACCGAGGGTCAGATCGTGGTGGACCGTGGCCTGAACTCCAAGGGCGTGTACCCGCCCATCAACCCGCTGCCTTCGCTGAGCCGACTGATGGGCAACGGCATCGGCAAGAACAAGACCCGCGCTGACCACAAGAACGTGTCGGACCAGCTGTTTGCTTCCTACGCGAACGGCCTGGACCTGCGCAAGCTGGTGGCGATTACCGGTGAAGATGCCCTGACCGAAACCGACAAGCTGTTCCTGCGCTTTGCCGACGACTTCGAGAACTACTTCATCGGCCAGGGTGACCAGGACCGCTCCATCGACGACAGCCTGACCGTGGCCTGGGGCATCATGTCCAAGCTGCCGCAAAACCAGCTGACCCGTATCGGTAAAGGTGACATTGAGCAGTACTACGGCACCAAAATCGACGAAAGCTGGAAGGGCAACTAAGCGCTGACAGTGGGCAGCCAGCAGACAAGGTTCTGCAGGGTTGCCCGCCCAGTTCACCGATAGAGGAGGTGACGAGATATGGCCGAACAAATCAGCCCCACCCGCTCCGCCCTGCTGGCCTCCAAAGCCAGCCTGAAGACCGCCAGCAGCGGCGCCGACCTGCTCAAGCGCAAGCGCGACGCCCTCATTGCCGAGTTCTTCGCGCTGGTCAAGGACGCGCTGGCTGCCCGTGAGCAGCTGGCTGGCGTCAGCAAGGGTGCCTACACCAGCCTGCTGGGCGCCAAAGCCTGGGACAGCCCCGAGGCCGTAGAAAGCCTCAGCCTGGGGTCCAGCGACGACTACACCGTAGATATGGTGATCGAGAGCATCTACGGCGTGAAAGTGCCCAAGATGACCGTGCCTGAACGGACCCAGAGCGCCGGGTTCAGCCCCATCAACGTGGGTGGCCGCACCATTCAGGCCGCGACCGACTTCAACGAAGTGCTGGAAGCCATCGTGAAGGTGGCCGGCACCGAGACCAAGCTGCGCCGCATCGGCGAGGAAATTAAGAAGACCTCCCGCCGTGTGAACGCGCTGGAGCAGGTCGTGATTCCCGGCATTCAGGCCGATATCCGCTTTATCCGTGGCGTGCTGGACCAGCGCGAACGCGAAGAAAGCTTCCGCCTGAAGAAAATCAAGGCCAAGCTGGAAGCCGAAGCTGCCGCCGAAGGGGCCGAGCAGCAGGCTGCCCAGGGCGGCAACCACGGTTCCGCTGCCTGATTCTTTGCTGGTGCCTCCGGCCGTCCCTTCCCAGGTGGAGGGGACGGCCGTTTTGGCGGGCTACCGCCTGGATTCGTTACACTGGGCCGCGTGAACCTGGTCTTTTGGCTCATTCCTGGGCTGTGCCTGCTGGCGGTGCTGTATGCGCTGCGCCCCCAGACGCGGATTTCGGCGGACCAAATCTGGGCGCTGACGGCGGCCATGCCGCTGGTGGTCGCCCTGTCGGTGGCCGGGTACAGCCATGTGCAGGCTTCGCGGGTATTGGCGGCCACCCCCCTGGCGGCCAAACATACCTTCGTGACAGTGCAAAATGGCCTGCAAGTGGTGGGCCTGGACCTGAGCCCCGAGGAGGCCGCCTGCTTCGAGCGCACGGTGAGAACCAGCCGCCGCGCCGAGTGGCTGACCGAGGGTGGGCCGGTGCCGCTGAACGACCGCACCGATATTCGTGGCGAGCTGCCGCCCCCCGAAGTGGCCCGCAATATGGCGATTCAGGGCCGGCTGGAATGCCGCCAGTGGGTGCGTGTACTGCCGGATGAGCCAAATTCAGAGCCTGGTTCAGGACAGTGAGAACGCCAGGTTGCCTTTTCCTGTACCAGATTGGCTCCTGCTTGTAACACCATCAGCGTAGTCATGGTGGCAAAAAAGTAGCTGCCAAGCGCGGAAATGACCGTAGCTTCGGGAGCAGGGAACTCCTGGGCGTCGGCTGCGGGCAGAGGCAGCAAAAGCAGATAGAGAACTTCCAGCAGCAGATGAATCGGGGCAAACTGCGGCGTATGTATCAGGCGTGGTGCCCACAGGAACAGAGCCCCGTAGAAGGCTGAGCGAAGGCAGGGCCAGTACCTAGCGCATCATTTGTCCAGATAGCGCCGCAGTTCGTCTATATCGTGGCCAGTGCCAATTACGACCATCTTGTCGTGGGGTTCCACCAGGCTGTCGGCGCGGGGGCTGACTTCCAGCTGGCCGCGCCGCCCAATGGCGATGACCTGTACGCCGAAGCGGCCGGTCATGTTCAGGTCCATCAGGGTACCGCGCAGGCGCTCGTTGGCTTCCAGTTCCACGATGGCGTGGTCGCTGCCCAGGTCCAGGGTGTCCACCACGTTGGGGTTGGCGATTTGCCGGGCCAGGCGCAGGCCCATGTCGTGCTCGGGGCGCACCACCAGGTCGGCGCCGATGCGCTCCAGCACGCGGCGGGCCATCTCGTCCACGGCCTTGCTGACCACGTAGGGAGCGCCCAGGCTCTTGGCATTCATGGTGGCCAGGATGTTGGCCTGCACGTCCGAGCCGATGGCGATGACCACCACGTCGAAGTCGCCGACGCCGATGGACCGCATGCCGCGCTCGTCGGTGGCGTCCACGATGGCCGCGTGGGTCACGCGGTTCATGATTCGTTCCACGTTCTCCTCGCTGTGGTCGATGGCGACGACCTCGTGGCCCATTTCATACAGGGTGGTGGCCACGGCGCTGCCGAAGCGGCCCAGGCCCACCACCAGACACTGCTTGGCCCTCATGCTGCCACCACGCCGAATTGCCGTTGTCCGCCTTGTTGGCCGCCTTGCATCACGTCCGGCATGATACTGCGCCGAAGTCTGAAAGGCCCTGCCTAGACCTAAGGAGGCTCCGGGAAACTCTGGCGACCCTCTACGCAGTTCTGAGCCGCCTGCCGAGCAGACCAGCGCAGGCCAGGGCGGCAACCCACAGTGCGGCGCTGCTGGGCAGCAAGGTGAGGGTCGTCGGCCAGGCAAGGGGAGATGCACCGAAGGCAAACCAGGGCAGCGCGGCCACGCCTGCAGGAAACAGTGCCAGAGCAAGCAGGGACATCACCCGCCGCCAGCGCGGCCACGTTCGCGTCCGCTTCTGCCAGTGGGTGTGTTGACGGTGGGACCAGGCCGCCCAGAGGGTGAGGACTGTGCCCAGCACCAACAGAGTCAGGTCCAGCAGGAAGGTCGGGGAGCGCATAGGCTGCACCGGCAGACCATGCTGCGCCCGGAGCAGGTTCAGGCTCAGCAGCGCGGCGGGGCCATTACTGTCCAGCAGCACGGCGATAGCGGTATCAGTAGAAGGGTCATACACCATGTGCGAAGCGGCCGTAACCAGATTGCCGCCGTGCCCCAGGTAGGGGGGAAGCTCCGGCTGCTTAATCTCATACCATCCCATGCCGTAGGTACTCTCAGCGCCGTGCGGTGGCTCCTGCATCAAGCGGCGCTGCTGCGCGGTCATCAGTTGCGGACGCGGGCCGAACTGCTCCTGTAACCAGCGTCCTAGCGCTTCGGCGCTGGTGACCACTCCGCCGCTGCCCAGGCACAGGCCAGCTGGCTCACGGGCGGGGAGTGCCAACTTCAGCAGCATGGTGTGGCCGCCTGCTTGACCGGGGAACATTTCGGCGCAGTTCTCGGCGGTGTAGGCGTCCATGCCCAGCGGCTGCAAGACGCGCCGCTGCAAAGTATCCCCGA is a genomic window of Deinococcus proteolyticus MRP containing:
- a CDS encoding V-type ATP synthase subunit I is translated as MQQVVIAMRRRESEAVITALQHAGVVHLKPIEGGPLRSDASHEQTSEDLKEAERLLARVESTIAELGAVRPAEMAGVTVPPRGDWAARIESVAGPVAELARERTEVQGDVDAAAAYAEPAATLARMVGSLDRSRRVAVIPFLLHAETNLGELQASLNEALGDRYELAVESSGTGRVGAVATLAGERDLARTALGRVRLAEMRLPGRFEGMPLEQAAAELGQIRAAGRDHLQGLNTKRSALAESHGPELFALRDGLKDLVAVHDVRTLSARGRYSLVMQGYVPVDRVPALQAALQPFGDGVVHELHNVDAHHDQAIPVELQNGGYVRPYQMVMGLMSPPKYGTFDPTWVMAYLMPFLFGLIIGDVGYGILFLLAGLWLKGKADRGQSWTVPLMGTKLLPGTLKDIWHIIKWMSVWTILWGFLTGEFFGTWGEHLGLFYLDEQRLNNLWGWTGAEYHAHEGAHHHGLIPTLFPRLETGYFSNIMLMIALAFGMVQVPWGWFIRIKEGLKHGDQTHVWEGAALFGGVIGLILMAFVTKAASDFGLMFNFANPLVWLMWLGFLTFVVGYLRVIKHFPMLPVELISQGGAVLSYARIFAVGLVSAIMAKLVADLGWNMYESMGPIGAVIGLILAVILTVLILALTLIGHILQPIRLQMVEFLNPTGYNAETSPVYNPLRRLSSTSGEPVK
- a CDS encoding ATP synthase subunit K gives rise to the protein MTKYNKIAIVAVLFALAGAANAQEVAATAGNNEGLSAIGKGLALGLGAVGTGLAQARIGSSLVGAVAEDPSKFGQLLLVFLLPETLVILGFVGLFLI
- a CDS encoding V-type ATP synthase subunit E; translated protein: MALDRLLENEAQAEIERIRADARARAEQIVADARAEAQGLVESRSRVLDKQYQAGLTRARSSADLELNAARLSAGEEGIAQVYGLVEQQLRDIGRLPEYREILGRLLNEARQAVPAAEVAEVNPSDVEILRSLVGDLEVRANPSIEGGVRLVSHGGKSGITNTLMGRLQALRGQLTPEIRQLLTGE
- a CDS encoding V-type ATPase subunit — encoded protein: MPDDYAYINTRVRMMRNALLDGRSLEAALAASSYPEFLRVLSESGFAATLRETTAEDAGLPELDRALSRNLFATTQKVLGFADGNSRREIETLLMRWDLVNLKTLARGVVAGRGVDAIRSSLIPGGTIKPSLLENAAGSSDLPGVASAISVSAHPLAAAFRRGVAAYQASGNLLNLEVALDQGYYGHVRKVAQDTSLRTYVGREIDITNALMARQAQAAGIPLNPEFFVPGGRLDAAGYARLASGDTGASPDIAAIMEAPTPQAAEVAARAALDRSARSIGVSDPMGVGIILDFLRRKEIEAAKLRLIGRGKYYGLPEEQIRQEVGA
- a CDS encoding V-type ATP synthase subunit F; its protein translation is MTAAQKGRNAQRVVILADSETATGYRLAGAEVVEATPDTAQAALERLIVAGQHGLVAVDGGLIADPIASTARVMRGRDLPILLPLPSLSDAFSEDTVDAKAYMSRLVRETVGFDIKL
- a CDS encoding V-type ATP synthase subunit A; translated protein: MTQQKTGVIQNIAGPAVIADGMYGAKMYDIVRVGKERLVGEIIRLDGDTAFVQVYEDTSGLTVGEPVETTGLPLSVELGPGMLNGIYDGIQRPLDKIREQSGDFIARGIEVSSLDRTKKWEFTPSVQAGDEVTGSAILGTVPEFSFTHKILTPPDKSGRLEWVAPAGEYTIDETIARLDDGTELRLAHYWPVRAPRPVSKKLDPSLPFLTGMRILDVLFPLVMGGAAAIPGPFGSGKTVTQQSVAKYGNADIVVYVGCGERGNEMTDVLVEFPELEDPKTGGPLMHRTILIANTSNMPVAAREASVYTGITLAEYFRDQGYSVSLMADSTSRWAEALREISSRLEEMPAEEGYPPYLGAKLAAFYERAGAVKTMAGEDGAVSVIGAVSPAGGDMSEPVTQATLRITGAFWRLDAGLARRRHFPAINWNGSYSLFTPILEDWYRKNVGEDFPELRQRIGNILQQEAALQEVVQLVGPDALQDQERLIIESGKMLRQDFLQQNGFDPVDASASMPKNYGLMRMMLKFYDQAEAALRDGATIDEIVASPVIEKLSRARYVHEDEFAAYTDSVMSELDTTFKGGAQSGGQALNQEVIA
- a CDS encoding V-type ATP synthase subunit B, yielding MTLLKKEYNDVSYISGPLLFVNAASDLAYGAIVDIKDARGSVRGGQVIQVSEKNAVIQVFEETRGLDLATASVSLVEDVARLGVSKEMIGRRFDGLGRPIDGLPEVVAEQRVSINGQAMNPASRAKPEEFIQTGISTIDVNTSLIRGQKLPIFSGSGLPHNELAAQIARQAKVPGHEGDFAVVFAAMGLTQREVSFFTQEFERTGALARSVLFLNRADDPAVERLLTPRMALTTAEYLAFEHGYHVLVILTDITNYCEALREIGGAREEIPGRRGFPGYMYTDLASLYERAGVVDGKPGSVTQIPILSMPDDDITHPIPDLTGYITEGQIVVDRGLNSKGVYPPINPLPSLSRLMGNGIGKNKTRADHKNVSDQLFASYANGLDLRKLVAITGEDALTETDKLFLRFADDFENYFIGQGDQDRSIDDSLTVAWGIMSKLPQNQLTRIGKGDIEQYYGTKIDESWKGN
- a CDS encoding V-type ATP synthase subunit D, with amino-acid sequence MAEQISPTRSALLASKASLKTASSGADLLKRKRDALIAEFFALVKDALAAREQLAGVSKGAYTSLLGAKAWDSPEAVESLSLGSSDDYTVDMVIESIYGVKVPKMTVPERTQSAGFSPINVGGRTIQAATDFNEVLEAIVKVAGTETKLRRIGEEIKKTSRRVNALEQVVIPGIQADIRFIRGVLDQREREESFRLKKIKAKLEAEAAAEGAEQQAAQGGNHGSAA
- a CDS encoding potassium channel family protein gives rise to the protein MRAKQCLVVGLGRFGSAVATTLYEMGHEVVAIDHSEENVERIMNRVTHAAIVDATDERGMRSIGVGDFDVVVIAIGSDVQANILATMNAKSLGAPYVVSKAVDEMARRVLERIGADLVVRPEHDMGLRLARQIANPNVVDTLDLGSDHAIVELEANERLRGTLMDLNMTGRFGVQVIAIGRRGQLEVSPRADSLVEPHDKMVVIGTGHDIDELRRYLDK
- a CDS encoding serine hydrolase domain-containing protein, whose protein sequence is MRVLLLPTLLCGLAFAQQPTQLPATPPLAPEQVNAVIQQFQRQMGVPGVAVAVVQQGQSRLYGSGLSPQTPVAIASMSKSFTALATLQLVESGQLQLDRPVAEMLPTFQMADLRAQHITVRHLLNQTSGLSDLTAGQGLGSQRVTRQNLLEDLRRAQLSAAPGAQFEYANVNYALLALLIEQATGEPFGDTLQRRVLQPLGMDAYTAENCAEMFPGQAGGHTMLLKLALPAREPAGLCLGSGGVVTSAEALGRWLQEQFGPRPQLMTAQQRRLMQEPPHGAESTYGMGWYEIKQPELPPYLGHGGNLVTAASHMVYDPSTDTAIAVLLDSNGPAALLSLNLLRAQHGLPVQPMRSPTFLLDLTLLVLGTVLTLWAAWSHRQHTHWQKRTRTWPRWRRVMSLLALALFPAGVAALPWFAFGASPLAWPTTLTLLPSSAALWVAALACAGLLGRRLRTA